TGCGGCCCGAGGATGCTCTTCAAAGCGCGGAGCAGCGGCGTGACAAACAGCCGCATCACGCGGCCGTTGAGTTTGGTCGAGACGCGTGCGTAATAGCCCTTGCAAAAGTCGAAGCCAAACGCAGGATGCGCCACGGGATAGCACAACCGCGCCAGTAGTTCGCGGTTGTAAGTGATGATGTCGCAGTCATGGACAGCCACCATGCGCGCCTTTTCGCTGGCGAGCACGTATCCGAAGGACAACCACACGTTGCGCCCTTTTCCACCCGGGCCGGTGGGTAACTCGGCCTCATCAAGTTGCTTGAGCGACTTTTGCAATCGCGGGCCATCGTTCCAAAGCAGCGTCGGCTTTTGCGGTAGCTGGGAGAAAATCTTACGCGCGCGACGCCATTCCCGCGCATTCGCGCCATCCACACCCACCACAATCTGCTTGAGATAACGAATGTGTTTCAGTTCACGCACAATCCCGCGCAATGCGGGCGAGCCCAGTTCGCGGACGTGACAGGGGAGGACCAGCGCGATGGGTGTTTCCTTCGCGAATTCCTCCAGCTCACGCTCCAGCCGCGGCGTGTCGAGTTTGCCGAGGCGGTGCAACGTGGCCACAGCGCCGGTTTGAAAAAAGTCTGGCATGAGTTTGGGCGGTCAATTGACCGGGTTGTTTTCGTCCACCGGCCAAAGCCGGGGACGAATTCGTTTGTGGATGGCGGCCCGACCATCCCGTTTGCCTCCAGGAGAACGCTCTCCCAGACCCTTTGCTGCTAGGTCCGCAGCTTACATGGCAGTCATTGCAGAGCGCAAGCCATCGCTCAAAAAAGTTCGCATGGATAAAAGCAAACGATTGACCATCGCGTGGCGTTGGCGACACTGCAATCCAGTGAAGCTGGTCATCGTCCATTATCACCTTCGACCCGGCGGCATCCGGCGCATCATCGAACTCGCCACGCCGCACCTGGTGCGCGAAGCCCCGCGCCCCATCACGCGCATCGTGCTCGCGACGGGCCAGTGCGCGGATCGCTCATGGCACGATCACTTCGCACAACAACTGCCCGGCGTGCCGGTCAAAGTGTTCGTTGAGCGCGCGTTCAATTATCTTTCTGAACAGCGAGCTTCACCCCGGCGCATCACGGCGCATTTGCGCCGCGCGCTGGAAAAACTTTTCACCGATGCTGATGCCGGGAACTGTCTCGTCTGGGCCCACAATCTTGGCGTCGGACGCAATCTGCTCCTCGCGCGCGAACTGGCCTTCGTCTGTGCCGCGCGCGACATCCCGCTCGTCGCTCATCATCACGATTGGTGGTTTGACAACCGCTGGGCGCGCTGGCCGGAAATGCGCCGGTTTGGCTTCCGCACGCTGGCCGCGTCTGCGCGCGCTGTTTTCCCTCAAACGGACAATGTCATTCACGTCGCCATCAATCATGCTGACGCGGCCGTTCTCGCCCGGCATTTCGACAAATGCGCGCTCTGGCTACCGAACCTGACTGAACCGGCACCACCACCGCCGGCGGCGACCGTTCGTAACACGCGCCGCTGGCTGCGGAATAACCTCGCCCATGATGACGCGCCCGTATGGCTTTTACCGTGTCGCTCCCTCCGACGAAAGAACATCGCCGAAGCCTTGTTGCTTACACGCTGGCTGCGGCCCGAAGCGTGGCTGGTGGTTACCGGCGCGGCCAGTTCCGCCGACGAAGTGCCTTACTTCAAAGCGTTGGAACGAGCGGCGCATCAACATCACTGGCGCTTGCGGCTTGGCGTGCTGGCCGGTGACGAATCTCGCATGCCGAGCGTCCCGGAGTTGCTCGCGGCGAGCGAAGCCGTGCTGCTCACTTCGATTCAGGAAGGCTTTGGCCTGCCTTACCTCGAAGCCGCCGCCGCGCACCGACCGCTGATCGCGCGCCGCCTTTCCAACATCGCTCCCGATCTCAACCGCTTCGGGTTTCACTTTCCGCAGGCATACGACGAAATTCTCGTGACACCGGATTTGTTCAACTGGCGCTCCGAGCGTGCGAGGCAGGCAAAACTGTTGCGCGACTGGCGCGCAATGATGCCTTCGCTCGCTCGCGAACTCGTCTCCCTGCCGCCAGTGCTTGCAGCGGAACGCCCGTGCCCTGTGCCGTTCAGTCGTCTCAGCTTGACCGCGCAAATCGAGGTGCTGGCGCGTCCCATCCGCGAGTCGTGGGAAGCGTGCTTGCCCTTGAATCCATTTCTCGAAGCGTGGCACAAACGGGCGGAGGCGGGGCGATTGCGCGTGACGCTGTGGCCGCGCGGGGCGAATCGCTGGCTGGGCGGCGAGGCTTACGCGCAAAAGTTTTTCGACGCGCTCGCAGCGAGGTCCAAGCCGCGCGGCGCGACGATTTCGCCGGTGAAAGTTCAAACTGATTTCATCGAGAAAAAACTGGCGATGGTTAATCTTTATCCGCTGTTATGGAACACAAGAACCTGAAAATCCGGGCCGTGGTCTTTGACGTGTACGGCACGCTGCTGGAAGTGGGCGCGCCCCCATGCGACGCCGACGCGCGTTGGCTGAAACTGTTTGAGGAAATGCTGGGAACGCCGCCGCCGCTCAACCGGATGGAGTTCTCCGTGCAAACCAGCAAGCTCATAGCGCGGCGTCACGCTGAAGCGAAGGTGCGCGGAATTCGATGGCCGGAGATCGTCTGGCCTATAGTCGTGTTGGAAGCGTTGCCGAACCTCGCGCGGCTGTCGGCGGAGCAGCTCGACGAATTCCTGCTTCGCCAGATGCAAATTGGCCGCACGCTCCGGTTCGCCAACCACGCGGCGGAGTGTTTGCGCCAAATGACCAATCACCGGAAACTGCTCGGCATCGCTTCCAATTCCCAAGCCTACACGTTGCGCGAACTCGACACGTCACTGCGGGGTGATGGACTGAATCTGTCCATGTTCGATCCCGAGCTGCGGTTCTGGTCATTTGAAAACGGCTTCAGCAAACCCGACCCGCATGTGTTCCGCATCCTGACCGCGCGGCTCGAAGCTCGCGGCATCAGACCGGCGGAGACCCTCATGGTCGGTGACCGTCTCGACAACGACATCGAGCCGGCGCGCGCAGAAGGGTGGAAAACCTGGCGATATACAGAATCGAATCTTTCCACAACGGAAGTGGGCGGCGATTGGAAAGCGTTGCAAGTGTGGATGACGGAGACAGACAATTTTGCATGACCGAAATGGTTCGCAATGGGCGTTCCATAAACTTTGTGTGAACGTTGGCTCGAAAAACGGAGTCAAAGACTTGGCGACAAAAAACACAAAAGCAGGAGACGAGTTATGGCGATTACATTGAACGAGAAGAACACCAGTAACGTGCTGGAAGTCCGGGTGAGTGGCAAGCTGACGCATGAAGATTATCAACGCTTCATTCCTGAGTTTGAGCGGCTTGTCAAACAACACGGTAAAATTCGCGTGCTGTTCGAAATGGTCGATTTCCACGGCTGGAAAGCAGGCGCGCTCTGGGACGACGTGAAGTTCGACGTCAAACATTTTTCAGACCTCGAGCGGCTCGCGATGGTGGGCGACAAGAAATGGGAGGAAGGGATGAGCGTCTTCTGTCGGCCATTCACCACCGCCAAGATTCGTTATTTTGACCATGATGCCATTGCTCAGGCTCGCGACTGGATCAACGGAAATTGAACGACCGGTGGGCTAATTTTCCAACCAGAACTGGGCGGATGACGGGTTGAAATCAAAAGCTGGTTTGACAAATCTCATGAGCCGTCACCAGTTCGTCATACATTCTTAAAGTTCCGTTGTGCATGTCTTATTCGAAACGTGCCCACACGACCTGATAAGCGGACAATTCTGTTGACGCGCTTCCGCCGACCGTAAATTCGAACGATTGCTCCCCCAACAGCGCCGTCAAGCTATCCTCCGATCCGGCACCGGGCAACTCAAATCTGCATTGCACGGTTTCGTTGGCGACATTGTGCAAACAGAGCACCCGTTCTTCGCCGTCTGGCGAAACGCGGATAACGGCAAAAACGCGTTCGTCGGAGGAAATCACTTCCTGCCTGCCGCAGGGATGAAACGCCGAATGCGCGCGCCGCACTTGGAACACCTTTTTAAGTTCGGAAAATACGCGCGACCGCAATGACCGCGGGCTGGACAACTCATCTTCCAATTGATCGCGCTTCAGTTTCTCGCGGTTGATGCGCCGCGGAATTCCGGTGGCGTCGGCGCCGGCACGGTCGCTGCGCGAGCCGAAGAGCGAGTGAAAGTATAAGGCCGGTACGCCAGCAAGCGCGAGCAGGACTGCGTGCGCGACGATGAAGCGGTCAACCTGCGTTTCCAACGATTCGTCCGCCGCCGGATTCGAGAGCGCGTCAAAATAGTTAATGTTCATTTCGTATGGACTCTTTGAACCATCTCGATTTTGTTTGTACGAAACAAATCCTCCATGCCTCTGCGCGCGTTCAACCAGCGCTGCGATTTCCACTTCAGTGAGAATGCCGCGCGCGGGATTTACGCCAATGCCATCGTGCGATGCGAGGAAATTGAAGAAAGCGACTCGGTCGGACGGCAGCGGGAGTGATTGCGCCCAACGCGTGAGTTTCACCGAGTTGCCGGTGGCCAGTGAATGCAGCACCAACGGCGGCAGGGCAAAGTTGTAAACCAGTTGCGCTTCATTGGTGCCGTCGCCGAAATAAGAGATGTTGTCGGCGTGCGGCACGTTGGTTTCCGTGATCAGCAACACATCCGGAGCGACTTCATCGAGCACGGCCCGCATCAGTTGGATGACACGATGCGTCTGCGGCAGATGGATGCACGACGTGCCGATTTCCTTCCACAGATACGCGATGGCATCCAACCGGATGAAGCGCGCGCCGTGTGCCACGTAAAACAGCAGCGCGTCCATCACGGCAAGTAATACGTCTGGATTTTTGAAATTCAAATCCACCTGGTCGGCGCTGAACGTCGTCCAAACCTTTTTCGGCCCGGCCGCGGTTTGGAATTCCGTCAGCAAGGGTA
The Verrucomicrobiota bacterium DNA segment above includes these coding regions:
- a CDS encoding glycosyl transferase produces the protein MPDFFQTGAVATLHRLGKLDTPRLERELEEFAKETPIALVLPCHVRELGSPALRGIVRELKHIRYLKQIVVGVDGANAREWRRARKIFSQLPQKPTLLWNDGPRLQKSLKQLDEAELPTGPGGKGRNVWLSFGYVLASEKARMVAVHDCDIITYNRELLARLCYPVAHPAFGFDFCKGYYARVSTKLNGRVMRLFVTPLLRALKSILGPHPFLVYLDTFRYPLSGEVSMDVDLVRRNRIPYDWGLEVGMLAEVFRNSAPRAICQAELCDNYDHKHQELSARDPEKGLNRMAVDIMRSIFRRMASEGIKLDQGLFETLQFAYIRQAEDTLRAYGVDAAMNGLTFPRHEEETAVATFGVSIREAARRHVEDPMFWPLIPNWNRVESALPRFLDELNEAVRADNE
- a CDS encoding STAS/SEC14 domain-containing protein; this translates as MAITLNEKNTSNVLEVRVSGKLTHEDYQRFIPEFERLVKQHGKIRVLFEMVDFHGWKAGALWDDVKFDVKHFSDLERLAMVGDKKWEEGMSVFCRPFTTAKIRYFDHDAIAQARDWINGN
- a CDS encoding glycosyltransferase family 4 protein, encoding MDKSKRLTIAWRWRHCNPVKLVIVHYHLRPGGIRRIIELATPHLVREAPRPITRIVLATGQCADRSWHDHFAQQLPGVPVKVFVERAFNYLSEQRASPRRITAHLRRALEKLFTDADAGNCLVWAHNLGVGRNLLLARELAFVCAARDIPLVAHHHDWWFDNRWARWPEMRRFGFRTLAASARAVFPQTDNVIHVAINHADAAVLARHFDKCALWLPNLTEPAPPPPAATVRNTRRWLRNNLAHDDAPVWLLPCRSLRRKNIAEALLLTRWLRPEAWLVVTGAASSADEVPYFKALERAAHQHHWRLRLGVLAGDESRMPSVPELLAASEAVLLTSIQEGFGLPYLEAAAAHRPLIARRLSNIAPDLNRFGFHFPQAYDEILVTPDLFNWRSERARQAKLLRDWRAMMPSLARELVSLPPVLAAERPCPVPFSRLSLTAQIEVLARPIRESWEACLPLNPFLEAWHKRAEAGRLRVTLWPRGANRWLGGEAYAQKFFDALAARSKPRGATISPVKVQTDFIEKKLAMVNLYPLLWNTRT
- a CDS encoding sugar phosphorylase, translated to MNSVPDTASPRPRIDALLRLLYGESVGGHIAAQLADLIAGKRTKQESPRKTAALSERDALLITYADQVREDGIAPLRTLASFCENQLADVFSGIHILPFYPWSSDDGFSVKDFFAVDPVLGDWTDIDRLGQRFDLMFDAVFNHMSAQGKWFQCFLQGDPQFRDFFITVEGIPDLSQVVRPRALPLLTEFQTAAGPKKVWTTFSADQVDLNFKNPDVLLAVMDALLFYVAHGARFIRLDAIAYLWKEIGTSCIHLPQTHRVIQLMRAVLDEVAPDVLLITETNVPHADNISYFGDGTNEAQLVYNFALPPLVLHSLATGNSVKLTRWAQSLPLPSDRVAFFNFLASHDGIGVNPARGILTEVEIAALVERAQRHGGFVSYKQNRDGSKSPYEMNINYFDALSNPAADESLETQVDRFIVAHAVLLALAGVPALYFHSLFGSRSDRAGADATGIPRRINREKLKRDQLEDELSSPRSLRSRVFSELKKVFQVRRAHSAFHPCGRQEVISSDERVFAVIRVSPDGEERVLCLHNVANETVQCRFELPGAGSEDSLTALLGEQSFEFTVGGSASTELSAYQVVWARFE
- a CDS encoding HAD family hydrolase → MEHKNLKIRAVVFDVYGTLLEVGAPPCDADARWLKLFEEMLGTPPPLNRMEFSVQTSKLIARRHAEAKVRGIRWPEIVWPIVVLEALPNLARLSAEQLDEFLLRQMQIGRTLRFANHAAECLRQMTNHRKLLGIASNSQAYTLRELDTSLRGDGLNLSMFDPELRFWSFENGFSKPDPHVFRILTARLEARGIRPAETLMVGDRLDNDIEPARAEGWKTWRYTESNLSTTEVGGDWKALQVWMTETDNFA